A single Cellulomonas sp. SLBN-39 DNA region contains:
- a CDS encoding RNA-binding S4 domain-containing protein, with the protein MAEVVRARVDAWTWAVRLFPTRSAAGAACRAGHVRINGERAKPATLVVPGDEVQVRGGERERLVVVQRLLVKRVSAEVARACYLDRSPAPLPREHVAMAGQRDRGAGRPTKRERRDIDRLRGR; encoded by the coding sequence ATGGCCGAGGTGGTGCGCGCACGCGTGGACGCGTGGACGTGGGCGGTGCGGCTGTTCCCCACCCGCTCCGCCGCGGGGGCCGCCTGCCGCGCCGGCCACGTGCGCATCAACGGCGAGCGCGCCAAGCCCGCGACCCTCGTCGTCCCCGGCGACGAGGTGCAGGTGCGCGGCGGGGAGCGCGAGCGCCTCGTCGTGGTCCAGCGCCTGCTGGTCAAGCGCGTCTCGGCCGAGGTCGCCCGGGCCTGCTACCTCGACCGCTCCCCCGCGCCGCTGCCGCGCGAGCACGTGGCGATGGCCGGTCAGCGGGACCGGGGCGCGGGCCGACCCACCAAGCGCGAGCGCCGCGACATCGACCGGCTGCGCGGGCGCTGA
- a CDS encoding DNA-3-methyladenine glycosylase gives MDPRAAPDGDAGVVVAAPAVALRTALGLRRGAGDPTWHATPDAVWHARPTPEGPATLRLRARPDGVEAHAWGPGARAALADVPGLLGRLDDVTGFAAHLHPAVHAAARAHPDLRLPRSGEVWPTLVTAVLEQRVVGLDAHASWRRLVLRHGEPAPGPAPAGLRVCPAPGVWASLPVWEWRGAGVDAQRSGAVQRAAVVAHRFTADLEPGELARRVRTVVGIGPWTAAETTARALGDPDAVQVGDAHLPHLVGWALTGRRADDAGMLHLLAPWAGHRQRVIVLLERAYRGRMPTYGPRAPRARPLR, from the coding sequence GTGGACCCGCGCGCGGCGCCGGACGGGGACGCGGGCGTCGTCGTGGCGGCTCCCGCCGTCGCGCTGCGCACGGCGCTGGGTCTGCGCCGCGGTGCGGGCGACCCGACGTGGCACGCGACGCCCGACGCGGTGTGGCACGCGCGCCCCACGCCGGAGGGGCCCGCGACCCTGCGGCTGCGGGCACGCCCGGACGGTGTCGAGGCGCACGCGTGGGGGCCGGGCGCGCGTGCCGCGCTCGCGGACGTGCCCGGGCTGCTGGGACGGCTCGACGACGTCACGGGCTTCGCCGCGCACCTGCACCCGGCGGTGCACGCCGCGGCCCGGGCGCACCCCGACCTGCGGCTGCCGCGCTCGGGCGAGGTCTGGCCGACCCTGGTGACAGCCGTCCTGGAGCAGCGGGTCGTGGGCCTGGACGCGCACGCGTCGTGGCGGCGGCTGGTCCTGCGGCACGGGGAGCCCGCGCCGGGGCCGGCGCCGGCCGGGCTGCGGGTGTGCCCCGCGCCGGGGGTGTGGGCGTCGCTGCCGGTGTGGGAGTGGCGCGGCGCCGGGGTGGACGCCCAGCGCTCGGGCGCGGTGCAGCGTGCGGCGGTCGTCGCGCACCGGTTCACCGCGGACCTGGAGCCCGGCGAGCTGGCCCGGCGGGTGCGGACGGTGGTCGGCATCGGCCCGTGGACGGCGGCCGAGACGACGGCGCGGGCGCTGGGCGACCCGGACGCCGTGCAGGTCGGCGACGCGCACCTGCCCCACCTGGTGGGCTGGGCGCTGACCGGCCGGCGCGCGGACGACGCCGGGATGCTGCACCTGCTGGCGCCGTGGGCGGGCCACCGCCAGCGGGTGATCGTGCTCCTCGAGCGCGCGTACCGCGGCCGGATGCCGACGTACGGCCCGCGCGCCCCGCGGGCACGCCCCCTGCGCTGA
- a CDS encoding S-ribosylhomocysteine lyase translates to MNVESFNLDHRTVDAPYIRLADLKVLPAGDVLSKYDVRFTQPNAAHLEMPTVHSLEHLFAEHSRNHSDRVLDFSPMGCQTGFYLMLQGRWDDAEVADLVAATLTDVLGATEVPAANEVQCGWGANHTLAGAQEAARTFLAARDGWAQVTRA, encoded by the coding sequence ATGAACGTCGAGTCCTTCAACCTGGACCACCGCACGGTGGACGCGCCGTACATCCGGCTCGCCGACCTCAAGGTGCTGCCCGCCGGTGACGTGCTGAGCAAGTACGACGTCCGGTTCACGCAGCCCAACGCCGCGCACCTGGAGATGCCGACGGTGCACTCCCTCGAGCACCTGTTCGCCGAGCACTCGCGCAACCACTCCGACCGCGTCCTGGACTTCTCGCCCATGGGCTGCCAGACGGGCTTCTACCTCATGCTGCAGGGCCGGTGGGACGACGCCGAGGTCGCCGACCTGGTCGCCGCGACCCTGACCGACGTGCTCGGCGCGACCGAGGTCCCCGCCGCCAACGAGGTGCAGTGCGGGTGGGGCGCCAACCACACCCTCGCCGGTGCGCAGGAGGCGGCCCGCACGTTCCTCGCCGCGCGGGACGGCTGGGCGCAGGTGACGCGCGCATGA
- the mtnN gene encoding 5'-methylthioadenosine/S-adenosylhomocysteine nucleosidase: protein MTTAADAAGSVDAVVVVAMTEECAPFLALAREVGPEEVVGHARQRVLDLDGVRVLLVQCGIGMVNSAAAAAVALQRVRPRVLVSAGSAGGLGVGVHVGDVVVGRTCVNAGADARAFGYELGQVPGMPATYPGDEAVVAAAGALGTADQRVLVGTVLSNDAFVHAGLVDGLRTAFPEALATDMESAALAQTCHQYAVPFVTVRGISDLCGPAADDDFLTHVDDAADRSAAVVVAALRAVVAG from the coding sequence ATGACCACCGCAGCGGACGCGGCCGGGTCCGTCGACGCGGTCGTGGTCGTCGCGATGACCGAGGAGTGCGCCCCGTTCCTGGCGCTGGCCCGCGAGGTCGGGCCCGAGGAGGTCGTCGGGCACGCCCGGCAGCGCGTCCTCGACCTGGACGGGGTGCGCGTCCTGCTCGTGCAGTGCGGCATCGGCATGGTGAACTCCGCCGCCGCGGCGGCGGTCGCCCTGCAGCGCGTGCGGCCGCGCGTCCTGGTCAGCGCGGGCAGCGCCGGCGGGCTGGGCGTGGGCGTGCACGTCGGCGACGTCGTCGTGGGCCGGACCTGCGTCAACGCGGGCGCCGACGCGCGCGCCTTCGGGTACGAGCTCGGCCAGGTGCCCGGCATGCCCGCGACCTACCCGGGCGACGAGGCCGTCGTCGCGGCCGCCGGCGCGCTCGGGACCGCGGACCAGCGGGTGCTGGTCGGCACGGTCCTGTCGAACGACGCCTTCGTGCACGCCGGCCTCGTCGACGGGCTGCGGACCGCGTTCCCGGAGGCGCTCGCCACCGACATGGAGTCGGCGGCGCTCGCGCAGACCTGCCACCAGTACGCCGTGCCGTTCGTCACGGTCCGCGGGATCTCCGACCTGTGCGGGCCCGCCGCCGACGACGACTTCCTCACGCACGTCGACGACGCCGCGGACCGCTCGGCGGCCGTGGTCGTGGCCGCTCTGCGGGCCGTCGTCGCCGGCTGA
- a CDS encoding DHA2 family efflux MFS transporter permease subunit: protein MTDATRPLTTDAPPPVADGPAPVAPTSMTPAHRLAIGLLLTSTFVVILNETTMGVALPSLMDSLGITAATGQWLTTGFLLTMAVVIPVTGFLLQRVTTRTAFLTAMGLFSAGTLVCALAPGFEVLLVGRVVQAGGTAIMLPLLMTTVMTVTPVAGRGRTMGNISVVISVAPALGPTLSGLVLSTLEWRWIFGLVLPIALGSLVLGALRLTDVTTPGTARIDVLSVVLSALGFGGLVFGLSHLGEAATGTVHASTVVALVVGGTALTLFVARQLRLQRTDAALLDLRTFRSRTFGSAVATMAIMMMSLFGVIIMIPIYAQRVLGLDTLATGLLLLPGGLVMGLLAPVVGRGYDRFGPRPLLVPGTVAVSAAVWGLTLLGEQSAPWMLVAAHMTMSVGLALVFTPLFTSALGSLAPGLYSHGSAMIGTVQQVGGAAGTAVFVTVLTAVSTSATVGGADLVASTAAGTHAAFLVGGVLTLVAIPLALGVRPAPADAPAVVAH from the coding sequence GTGACCGACGCCACGCGCCCCCTGACCACCGACGCCCCGCCACCCGTGGCGGACGGCCCGGCCCCCGTGGCCCCGACCTCGATGACCCCGGCCCACCGCCTCGCGATCGGCCTGCTGCTGACGTCGACGTTCGTCGTCATCCTCAACGAGACCACCATGGGCGTCGCGCTGCCGTCGCTGATGGACTCCCTCGGCATCACCGCGGCGACCGGGCAGTGGCTGACCACCGGATTCCTGCTGACGATGGCCGTCGTCATCCCCGTCACCGGGTTCCTGCTGCAGCGCGTCACCACGCGCACCGCGTTCCTCACGGCCATGGGCCTGTTCTCGGCCGGGACGCTGGTGTGCGCGCTCGCGCCCGGGTTCGAGGTGCTGCTCGTCGGGCGCGTCGTGCAGGCCGGCGGCACCGCGATCATGCTGCCGCTGCTGATGACCACAGTCATGACCGTGACCCCCGTCGCGGGGCGGGGACGCACGATGGGCAACATCTCCGTCGTCATCTCCGTCGCGCCGGCCCTCGGCCCGACCCTGTCCGGGCTGGTGCTCAGCACCCTCGAGTGGCGGTGGATCTTCGGCCTCGTGCTGCCGATCGCGCTGGGGTCGCTGGTGCTGGGCGCCCTGCGCCTGACCGACGTCACCACCCCCGGGACGGCACGCATCGACGTGCTGTCCGTCGTGCTGTCCGCGCTCGGGTTCGGCGGGCTCGTGTTCGGCCTGTCGCACCTGGGCGAGGCCGCGACGGGCACCGTCCACGCGAGCACCGTCGTGGCGCTCGTCGTCGGCGGGACCGCCCTGACGCTGTTCGTGGCGCGGCAGCTGCGCCTGCAGCGCACCGACGCGGCCCTGCTGGACCTGCGCACCTTCCGCTCGCGGACCTTCGGCTCCGCCGTCGCCACCATGGCGATCATGATGATGTCGCTGTTCGGCGTGATCATCATGATCCCGATCTACGCGCAGCGGGTGCTGGGCCTCGACACGCTGGCCACCGGCCTGCTGCTGCTGCCCGGGGGCCTCGTCATGGGCCTGCTGGCCCCGGTCGTGGGTCGCGGGTACGACCGGTTCGGTCCCCGCCCGCTCCTGGTCCCGGGCACCGTGGCCGTGTCCGCCGCCGTGTGGGGGCTGACGCTGCTGGGCGAGCAGAGCGCACCGTGGATGCTGGTCGCGGCGCACATGACCATGTCGGTCGGGCTCGCGCTGGTGTTCACGCCGCTGTTCACGTCGGCGCTGGGGTCGTTGGCCCCGGGGCTGTACTCGCACGGCAGCGCCATGATCGGCACCGTGCAGCAGGTCGGTGGTGCCGCCGGCACGGCGGTGTTCGTCACGGTGCTCACCGCCGTGAGCACGAGCGCGACCGTCGGCGGCGCCGACCTCGTCGCCTCGACCGCGGCCGGCACGCACGCGGCGTTCCTCGTGGGCGGTGTGCTCACGCTCGTCGCGATCCCGCTGGCGCTGGGCGTGCGCCCGGCGCCGGCCGATGCCCCGGCCGTCGTCGCGCACTGA
- a CDS encoding triacylglycerol lipase: MARAREVAVRGAAWGRDYAWIAGAQARALLHPPDPRTLVTGHRAPVVLLPGIYETWPVMATLARSLHDAGHPVHVVPALGRNHRPLDASARLVARRLASLDLTGAVLVAHSKGGLIGKLVLGAPDGPPAAVGTRTGRAVGLVAVNTPFAGSAYARWFPVRAVRALSPRDRQVLALAREVAVHARVWSVHARFDPHVPDGSWLAGAVNVRLPLDGHFRVLDDPRVHAVVLDAVEQLGGPAGDPAPDR, translated from the coding sequence GTGGCCCGCGCCCGGGAGGTCGCCGTGCGGGGTGCGGCCTGGGGACGCGACTACGCGTGGATCGCCGGGGCGCAGGCCCGCGCGCTGCTGCACCCGCCCGACCCGCGCACGCTGGTCACGGGGCACCGAGCCCCGGTGGTGCTGCTGCCGGGGATCTACGAGACGTGGCCCGTGATGGCCACCCTCGCGCGGTCGTTGCACGACGCCGGCCACCCCGTGCACGTGGTGCCGGCGCTGGGGCGCAACCACCGGCCGCTCGACGCGTCGGCGCGCCTGGTCGCCCGGCGGCTGGCGTCGCTCGACCTGACCGGGGCCGTCCTGGTGGCGCACTCCAAGGGCGGGCTCATCGGCAAGCTCGTCCTGGGAGCGCCGGACGGGCCGCCCGCCGCGGTCGGGACGCGCACCGGGCGGGCCGTGGGCCTCGTGGCGGTCAACACCCCGTTCGCCGGCTCCGCCTACGCCCGGTGGTTCCCGGTGCGGGCCGTGCGTGCGCTGTCCCCGCGCGACCGGCAGGTGCTGGCCCTGGCGCGGGAGGTGGCCGTGCACGCCCGCGTCTGGTCGGTGCACGCACGGTTCGACCCGCACGTGCCCGACGGGTCGTGGCTCGCCGGGGCGGTCAACGTGCGGCTGCCGCTCGACGGCCACTTCCGCGTCCTCGACGACCCGCGCGTGCACGCGGTCGTCCTCGACGCGGTCGAGCAGCTCGGGGGACCGGCGGGCGACCCCGCCCCCGACCGGTGA
- a CDS encoding alpha/beta fold hydrolase yields MPQTVRGSQAPSGLNVRIDRVRIGGLALRTWTTWIDATHDVPLEDRHDIVLVHGLGVSSQYFERLAVVLGRVGAVHLLDLPGFAGVPRPHGHLEITDFAELIARWVEHAGLERPTFVGHSMGSQIVTEVLASHPGIATHAVLVGPPVNSRERSVPLQAARLLQSSWHESARTRAVALQGYVECGPHWFASVLPRMLRYPIEERLPAVDVPVVVVRGEHDHVAPRAWVAELADLAPRGRWVEVPGASHAVIYEHSRQVADLVLEHVGR; encoded by the coding sequence ATGCCGCAGACGGTGCGCGGGTCGCAGGCACCGAGCGGGCTGAACGTCCGCATCGACCGGGTGCGGATCGGCGGGCTGGCGCTGCGCACGTGGACGACGTGGATCGACGCGACGCACGACGTGCCGCTCGAGGACCGGCACGACATCGTGCTCGTGCACGGCCTCGGCGTGAGCTCGCAGTACTTCGAGCGGCTCGCGGTCGTGCTGGGGCGCGTCGGTGCCGTGCACCTGCTGGACCTGCCGGGGTTCGCGGGCGTGCCGCGCCCGCACGGGCACCTGGAGATCACGGACTTCGCCGAGCTGATCGCCCGCTGGGTCGAGCACGCCGGGCTGGAGCGGCCGACCTTCGTCGGGCACTCGATGGGGTCGCAGATCGTCACCGAGGTGCTGGCCTCGCACCCCGGGATCGCCACGCACGCGGTGCTGGTGGGGCCGCCGGTGAACTCCCGTGAGCGGTCGGTGCCGCTGCAGGCCGCCCGCCTGCTGCAGAGCTCGTGGCACGAGTCGGCCCGCACCCGGGCGGTCGCGCTCCAGGGGTACGTCGAGTGCGGGCCGCACTGGTTCGCCTCGGTGCTGCCGCGGATGCTGCGGTACCCGATCGAGGAGCGGCTGCCGGCGGTCGACGTGCCCGTCGTGGTGGTGCGGGGCGAGCACGACCACGTCGCGCCGCGCGCGTGGGTCGCCGAGCTCGCGGACCTCGCGCCGCGGGGCCGCTGGGTCGAGGTGCCCGGCGCGTCGCACGCGGTGATCTACGAGCACTCGCGCCAGGTCGCCGACCTGGTGCTCGAGCACGTCGGCCGGTAG
- a CDS encoding threonine/serine exporter ThrE family protein: MTAAAPADDPAPADALAPDGTAPAVPGAATATATPAPTTTTAPTAVPTTAPAAPPTDDATPGPDPAATTTPVPTSPATTAPAVPSAPVTPPGQSPSATTTTPAVEVPAFTSPPAVTASGLPAGALVVAALVLLAVTVLVVALWRSTRRAGSVPAGPRDGSAADGTAADGTATTVPAVEPGARAQAADVDGPATLVLTAGDPAPPHDADAAPGAPVDAVAADPHPAARQAETVRFLVALGQALVDSAAPIVQVNRTLERVATVNDLPDTQVVTFPTALLVSVAGEGGVHTAVSGAGSRNLRLDQVQDVLDLADGAVRGDVRPRDGLGALATTLAAPPPSTPLVRLVGYLAIAAGLSMVLGGGWADVLVATVLGGAVAAVVLLTGRVPGAYQGLLVAACAFLVSVPVLLLARTGLPVGLLAPLVAPLVTFLPGAQLTTGVIDLATRQMIAGSARLAAGVMQLVLLALGITAAAGLVGVPATEVGTASAHPLGWAGPWVGVLVYAVGVVLHNDARRTSLPWIAVVLLTAYAGQVVGGLLLGAVVSAFVGALAMTPVAMLAASRARGPAFLVAFLPGFWVLVPGALGLVGVTSALGQGTEQAVTTIVTTGTTMVAISLGVLAGLALGAGLQRRLAPDAPAIL; this comes from the coding sequence GTGACGGCCGCAGCCCCGGCCGACGACCCGGCCCCGGCCGACGCCCTCGCACCGGACGGCACGGCACCGGCCGTGCCGGGCGCCGCCACCGCCACCGCGACCCCCGCGCCGACCACGACCACCGCGCCCACCGCCGTCCCCACGACGGCTCCGGCGGCGCCCCCGACCGACGACGCCACCCCCGGCCCGGACCCCGCAGCCACCACCACGCCCGTCCCGACGTCGCCGGCCACGACCGCCCCGGCCGTGCCGTCGGCCCCGGTGACCCCGCCGGGGCAGTCGCCGAGCGCGACCACGACCACGCCGGCGGTCGAGGTGCCCGCCTTCACGTCGCCGCCCGCCGTGACGGCGTCGGGCCTGCCGGCAGGCGCGCTCGTCGTCGCCGCGCTCGTGCTGCTCGCCGTGACCGTGCTGGTGGTGGCCCTGTGGCGGTCGACACGACGGGCCGGCAGCGTCCCGGCCGGACCGCGCGACGGGAGCGCTGCCGACGGGACCGCTGCCGACGGGACAGCCACGACGGTCCCGGCCGTCGAGCCCGGTGCGCGCGCGCAGGCCGCCGACGTCGACGGCCCGGCCACGCTCGTGCTCACGGCCGGGGACCCGGCGCCGCCGCACGACGCGGACGCCGCTCCCGGGGCGCCCGTCGACGCCGTGGCCGCCGACCCGCACCCCGCCGCACGCCAGGCGGAGACCGTCCGGTTCCTCGTGGCGCTCGGCCAGGCGCTCGTCGACTCCGCGGCGCCGATCGTCCAGGTCAACCGGACGCTCGAACGCGTCGCCACCGTCAACGACCTGCCGGACACGCAGGTCGTGACCTTCCCGACCGCGCTGCTCGTGTCCGTCGCGGGGGAGGGCGGCGTGCACACGGCGGTGTCCGGCGCGGGGTCACGGAACCTGCGGCTGGACCAGGTGCAGGACGTCCTCGACCTCGCCGACGGTGCGGTGCGCGGCGACGTGCGCCCGCGCGACGGGCTGGGGGCGCTCGCCACGACGCTCGCCGCGCCGCCGCCGTCGACCCCGCTGGTCCGCCTGGTTGGCTACCTCGCGATCGCCGCGGGCCTGTCCATGGTCCTCGGCGGCGGGTGGGCCGACGTGCTGGTCGCGACCGTGCTGGGCGGGGCGGTGGCGGCCGTCGTGCTGCTGACCGGCCGGGTGCCGGGCGCCTACCAGGGGCTGCTCGTCGCGGCGTGCGCGTTCCTCGTGTCCGTGCCGGTGCTGCTGCTCGCGCGCACCGGGCTGCCGGTGGGCCTGCTCGCCCCGCTCGTCGCGCCGCTCGTGACGTTCCTGCCGGGGGCGCAGCTCACCACGGGCGTGATCGACCTGGCCACGCGGCAGATGATCGCCGGGTCCGCGCGCCTGGCTGCGGGCGTCATGCAGCTCGTGCTCCTCGCGCTCGGCATCACCGCCGCGGCAGGGCTCGTCGGCGTCCCGGCCACCGAGGTCGGCACGGCCAGCGCGCACCCGCTGGGCTGGGCGGGCCCGTGGGTCGGGGTCCTGGTCTACGCGGTCGGGGTGGTGCTGCACAACGACGCCCGCCGCACGTCGCTGCCGTGGATCGCGGTGGTGCTGCTCACCGCGTACGCCGGGCAGGTCGTCGGCGGGCTGCTGCTCGGCGCGGTGGTCTCCGCGTTCGTCGGTGCCCTCGCGATGACGCCGGTGGCGATGCTCGCCGCCTCGCGGGCGCGCGGGCCGGCGTTCCTCGTCGCGTTCCTGCCGGGGTTCTGGGTGCTCGTGCCCGGGGCCCTCGGGCTGGTGGGGGTCACGTCGGCGCTCGGCCAGGGCACGGAGCAGGCGGTCACGACCATCGTCACGACGGGCACCACCATGGTCGCGATCAGCCTCGGCGTGCTCGCGGGCCTCGCGCTGGGTGCGGGCCTGCAGCGTCGTCTCGCGCCGGACGCCCCCGCGATCCTGTGA
- a CDS encoding acylphosphatase, whose amino-acid sequence MIRRRAVVHGLVQGVGFRWSAAREAARLGVAGWVRNRPDGTVEAAVEGPVGDVEAMLRWFGHGPAGAVVRAVDVADEEPTGATGFVVEP is encoded by the coding sequence GTGATCCGTCGTCGAGCCGTCGTCCACGGGCTCGTGCAGGGCGTCGGGTTCCGCTGGTCCGCGGCGCGCGAGGCCGCGCGCCTCGGTGTGGCCGGCTGGGTGCGCAACCGGCCCGACGGCACCGTCGAGGCCGCCGTCGAAGGGCCGGTCGGCGACGTCGAGGCCATGCTGCGCTGGTTCGGCCACGGACCGGCCGGTGCGGTGGTCCGTGCGGTCGACGTCGCCGACGAGGAGCCGACGGGCGCGACGGGGTTCGTGGTCGAGCCGTGA
- a CDS encoding NYN domain-containing protein → MTVSETRAPRHLRSALFVDFDNVYIGLTRLDAEAAEAFATDPGHWLAELAHGSGTDGEITRRFLVLACYLNPSVYSRYRPNFTRAGFQVVDCPSLTQQGKSSADINLVLDAVDALAARTRYDEFVIVSADADFTPLAQRCRADDRRVTIITASPAASAYRAVADQVIGADALADLVSPSVTPLDQPPVAPVVVPPAAAPAARTAELPAQRSTEPEPDVAAAVLATSDARARKAVLRTVRRADRPMTLGAVAQVALDADPALGGTGWAGAGGFAAWLARAVPEVAVSTRPPGHVWDPQRFGEADLPGAVADADPTALQRQVIAVTDTPGLSQRHYRVLLETLAKDVAAHPFDRQTTTRRVYEACQSAGAMVGRSTVNFVLSGVLYTGLSLDARPGVGPIASAWADNVVGLCRGARMDLTAGDVTAIRTWVTGGLLD, encoded by the coding sequence GTGACCGTCTCCGAGACCCGTGCGCCCCGCCATCTGCGATCGGCGCTGTTCGTCGACTTCGACAACGTCTACATCGGCCTGACCCGGCTGGACGCCGAGGCGGCGGAGGCGTTCGCGACGGACCCGGGCCACTGGCTGGCCGAGCTGGCGCACGGGTCGGGCACGGACGGGGAGATCACGCGCCGGTTCCTCGTGCTGGCGTGCTACCTCAATCCGTCGGTGTACTCCCGGTACCGGCCCAACTTCACGCGCGCCGGCTTCCAGGTGGTGGACTGCCCGTCGCTGACCCAGCAGGGCAAGTCCAGCGCCGACATCAACCTCGTGCTGGACGCGGTCGACGCCCTCGCGGCGCGCACCCGGTACGACGAGTTCGTCATCGTCTCGGCCGACGCGGACTTCACGCCGCTGGCGCAGCGGTGCCGGGCCGACGACCGCCGGGTCACGATCATCACGGCGAGCCCGGCGGCCAGCGCGTACCGCGCGGTCGCGGACCAGGTGATCGGTGCCGACGCCCTGGCCGACCTCGTGAGCCCGTCGGTGACGCCCCTGGACCAGCCGCCGGTCGCGCCCGTGGTGGTGCCCCCGGCGGCCGCACCGGCGGCGCGCACCGCCGAGCTGCCGGCGCAGCGCAGCACGGAGCCGGAGCCGGACGTCGCCGCCGCGGTGCTGGCGACGTCGGACGCCCGGGCCCGCAAGGCGGTGCTGCGCACGGTGCGCCGCGCGGACCGGCCGATGACGCTGGGGGCGGTGGCGCAGGTCGCGCTCGACGCCGACCCCGCGCTCGGCGGCACGGGCTGGGCCGGTGCGGGCGGGTTCGCCGCGTGGCTGGCCCGGGCGGTGCCCGAGGTCGCGGTCTCGACGCGGCCGCCGGGCCACGTGTGGGACCCGCAGCGCTTCGGCGAGGCGGACCTGCCGGGCGCGGTGGCGGACGCCGACCCCACGGCGCTGCAGCGGCAGGTCATCGCGGTGACCGACACCCCCGGGCTCAGCCAGCGGCACTACCGGGTGCTGCTGGAGACGCTCGCCAAGGACGTCGCGGCGCACCCGTTCGACCGGCAGACGACGACGCGACGGGTCTACGAGGCCTGCCAGTCCGCGGGGGCCATGGTGGGCCGGTCGACGGTGAACTTCGTGCTGTCCGGCGTCCTCTACACGGGCCTGTCGCTCGACGCGCGGCCGGGTGTGGGGCCGATCGCGTCGGCGTGGGCGGACAACGTGGTGGGTCTGTGCCGCGGCGCCCGCATGGACCTCACGGCCGGTGACGTGACGGCGATCCGCACCTGGGTCACGGGCGGCCTCCTGGACTGA
- a CDS encoding DUF5684 domain-containing protein — translation MLTLLSQTTTTVDPAAAAGALVGSLISIVIALVVVGLPVGGFFVKAGEARWQGFVPLYNTFVMLKIVGRPWWWFLLLFVPVVNVVVLILLMNDLSRSFGHGTGFTVGLLLLSLVFFYVLWLDSSTYRGPAALTAPTAAPAQA, via the coding sequence ATGCTCACGCTTCTGTCCCAGACCACCACGACGGTGGACCCGGCCGCGGCCGCCGGTGCCCTCGTCGGCTCGCTCATCTCGATCGTCATCGCGCTCGTCGTCGTGGGCCTGCCCGTCGGCGGGTTCTTCGTCAAGGCCGGCGAGGCCCGCTGGCAGGGCTTCGTCCCGCTCTACAACACGTTCGTGATGCTCAAGATCGTCGGCCGTCCGTGGTGGTGGTTCCTGCTCCTCTTCGTCCCTGTCGTCAACGTCGTGGTGCTGATCCTGCTCATGAACGACCTGTCGCGGTCGTTCGGCCACGGCACCGGCTTCACCGTGGGCCTGCTGCTGCTCTCGCTCGTGTTCTTCTACGTCCTGTGGCTCGACTCGAGCACGTACCGCGGTCCGGCCGCCCTCACCGCCCCCACGGCGGCACCCGCCCAGGCCTGA
- a CDS encoding LLM class flavin-dependent oxidoreductase: MTTLSVLDLVPVRSDQSTADALAATLTLARVADEVGAHRYWVAEHHNMPAVAATNAPLLMAMVAAATTRVRVGSGGVMLPNHAPLVVAEQIALLEAAHPGRIDVGLGRAPGSDPVTSHVLRRGQSGGDGVDTFDEDVETLRSLVRPDGVVVRVGTGTYPLRATPRATTVPQVWLLGSSSYSAQLAGRLGLPYVFAHHFAGRGTDEAVALYRRTFAPSDELAAPRTIAVVNAAVAPTAEEAHRLALPQVRTMWRLRQGVRLEPQELVEDAEAAPLPASADAALAAVTASWVVGDPAGAAAQVRELAERLGTDEVMVTPVAGAVRGTPADRSPAREATLRLLADALA; encoded by the coding sequence GTGACGACCCTCTCCGTGCTGGACCTCGTGCCCGTCCGATCCGACCAGAGCACCGCCGACGCGCTGGCGGCCACGCTCACGCTGGCCCGCGTCGCGGACGAGGTCGGCGCGCACCGCTACTGGGTCGCCGAGCACCACAACATGCCCGCGGTCGCGGCCACCAACGCACCCCTGCTCATGGCGATGGTCGCGGCGGCGACGACGCGGGTGCGGGTCGGGTCCGGCGGCGTCATGCTGCCGAACCACGCACCCCTGGTCGTCGCGGAGCAGATCGCCCTGCTCGAGGCGGCGCACCCCGGCCGCATCGACGTGGGCCTGGGGCGCGCCCCGGGCTCGGACCCCGTGACGAGCCACGTGCTGCGGCGCGGTCAGTCCGGCGGCGACGGTGTCGACACCTTCGACGAGGACGTCGAGACCCTCCGCTCGCTGGTCCGGCCCGACGGGGTCGTGGTCCGCGTCGGCACCGGGACCTACCCGCTGCGTGCGACGCCCCGCGCGACGACCGTGCCGCAGGTGTGGCTGCTGGGCTCGTCGTCGTACTCCGCGCAGCTCGCCGGGCGGCTCGGCCTGCCGTACGTGTTCGCCCACCACTTCGCCGGGCGCGGCACCGACGAGGCCGTGGCGCTGTACCGCCGCACCTTCGCGCCCTCGGACGAGCTGGCCGCGCCGCGCACGATCGCCGTGGTGAACGCAGCGGTCGCGCCCACCGCCGAGGAGGCCCACCGGCTCGCGCTGCCGCAGGTGCGCACCATGTGGCGGTTGCGGCAGGGCGTGCGGCTGGAGCCGCAGGAGCTCGTCGAGGACGCGGAGGCCGCTCCCCTGCCGGCGTCGGCGGACGCCGCACTGGCGGCGGTCACGGCGTCGTGGGTGGTCGGCGACCCCGCGGGTGCGGCGGCCCAGGTCCGGGAGCTGGCGGAGCGGCTCGGCACGGACGAGGTGATGGTCACCCCGGTCGCCGGTGCGGTGCGGGGCACGCCGGCCGACCGCTCGCCGGCCCGGGAGGCCACCCTCCGCCTCCTCGCGGACGCGCTCGCCTGA